One Etheostoma cragini isolate CJK2018 chromosome 6, CSU_Ecrag_1.0, whole genome shotgun sequence DNA window includes the following coding sequences:
- the twist1b gene encoding twist-related protein 1b produces MSEENLGEESGSSPVSPVDSLSNSEGELDRQPKRCGRKRRPSRKNGEDSDSPTPGKRGKKSSSSSPQSFEDLQSQRVMANVRERQRTQSLNEAFASLRKIIPTLPSDKLSKIQTLKLAARYIDFLYQVLQSDELDSKMSSCSYVAHERLSYAFSVWRMEGAWSMSTSH; encoded by the coding sequence ATGTCTGAGGAAAACCTGGGGGAAGAGTCGGGCAGTTCTCCTGTCTCTCCTGTGGACAGCTTGAGCAACAGCGAGGGGGAGCTGGACAGACAGCCGAAGAGGtgtgggaggaagaggagaccGAGCAGGAAAAACGGGGAGGACTCAGATAGCCCGACCCCTGGGAAAAGAGGGAAGaagtccagcagcagcagcccccaGTCTTTCGAGGATCTCCAGTCGCAGCGGGTCATGGCAAACGTCCGGGAGCGACAGAGGACCCAGTCTCTCAACGAGGCGTTCGCATCTTTGCGGAAAATTATCCCCACTTTGCCCTCGGACAAACTGAGCAAAATACAGACCCTAAAACTTGCAGCCAGATACATCGACTTTCTCTACCAGGTGCTGCAGAGCGACGAGCTGGACTCCAAAATGTCAAGTTGTAGTTATGTGGCTCATGAGAGGCTGAGCTACGCCTTCTCTGTGTGGAGGATGGAGGGCGCTTGGTCCATGTCAACATCCCACTAA